One window of the Cuculus canorus isolate bCucCan1 chromosome 13, bCucCan1.pri, whole genome shotgun sequence genome contains the following:
- the CDYL2 gene encoding chromodomain Y-like protein 2, with translation MASGDLYEVERIVDKRKNKKGKWEYLIRWKGYGSNEDTWEPEHHLLHCEEFIDEFNGLHISREKRSRHGKQASAPKFLRESRGSSIEKISHRPESGKSKGTTHKRRRINPSLQKQKRGYTAKTAAANDRAAKTVTYRTTPSGLQIMPLKKPHNGLQNGDGSHEKDSRHFGNGSQQQNMDLNNHEGEQNLSSMLEVSNDSPVVNGIGSSLANGSLNLHSTVKRKLDGEKDYVFDKRLRYSVRQNESNCRFRDIVVRKEDGFTHILLSSQTSDNNALTPEIMKEVRRALCNASADDSKLLLLSAVGSVFCSGLDYSYLIGRLSNDRRKESTRIAEAIRDFVKAFIQFKKPIVVAINGPALGLGASILPLCDIVWASEKAWFQTPYATIRLTPAGCSSYTFPQILGVALANEMLFCGRKLTAQEACSRGLVSQVFWPTTFSQEVMLRVKEMASCSAVVLEESKCLVRSFLKSGLEDVNEKECQMLKQLWSSSKGLDSLFSYLQDKIYEV, from the exons gttGAGAGGATTGtagacaaaaggaagaataagaAGGGCAAATGGGAGTATCTCATCAGGTGGAAAGGCTACGGAAGCAATGAAGACACTTGGGAACCTGAACATCATCTACTACATTGTGAGGAGTTTATTGATGAGTTCAATGGACTACACATTTCTAGAGAAAAGCGATCAAGACATGGGAAACAGGCCAGTGCTCCAAAATTTTTACGGGAAAGCCGAGGGTCATCTATTGAGAAAATATCACATAGACCTGAATCTGGGAAGTCTAAAGGGACAACACACAAAAGGAGGAGAATTAATCCATCTCttcaaaaacagaaaagaggatacacagcaaagacagcagctgCTAATGACAGGGCTGCTAAAACTGTGACTTACCGAACTACTCCCAGCGGTTTACAGATCATGCCACTGAAAAAGCCACATAATGGCCTGCAGAATGGAGATGGAAGTCATGAAAAAGATTCTAGACATTTTGGGAATGGCTCACAACAGCAAAATATGGATTTAAATAATCATGAAGGAGAACAAAATTTGTCCAGCATGTTGGAAGTTAGTAATGATTCACCTGTTGTGAATGGAATTG GTTCTTCTCTGGCCAATGGAAGCTTGAATCTACACAGCACTGTGAAAAGGAAACTAGACGGAGAGAAAGATTATGTCTTCGATAAGAGACTACGATACAGCGTACGTCAAAATGAAAGTAACTGCCGGTTCAGGGACATTGTGGTCCGGAAAGAAGATGGTTTCACACATATTTTGCTGTCGAGTCAGACTTCAGATAACAATGCGCTGACTCCAGAG ATCATGAAGGAAGTTCGGAGAGCATTGTGCAATGCATCAGCTGATGACAGTAAACTCTTACTTCTCAGCGCAGTGGGAAGTGTATTCTGTAGTGGCCTAGATTACTCATATTTAATTGGCAGGTTATCCaatgacagaagaaaggaaagcactAGGATTGCAGAAGCTATAAG ggatTTTGTAAAAGCTTTTATTCAATTTAAGAAGCCAATTGTGGTTGCTATCAACGGCCCTGCTCTTGGGTTAGGAGCTTCTATTTTACCACTATGTGATATCGTTTGGGCAAGTGAGAAGGCATGGTTCCAGACACCATACGCAACAATCCGACTCACTCCAGCTGGCTGCTCATCATACACATTCCCGCAAATTCTGGGTGTTGCACTG GCAAATGAAATGTTGTTCTGCGGGAGAAAGCTGACAGCACAGGAAGCCTGCAGCAGAGGACTGGTGTCACAAGTATTTTGGCCAACAACGTTTAGCCAAGAAGTGATGCTGCGAGTGAAAGAAATGGCATCCTGCAGTGCAGTG GTATTGGAAGAGTCCAAATGTCTCGTGCGGAGCTTCCTGAAATCTGGACTTGAAGACGTGAATGAGAAAGAGTGTCAGATGTTAAAGCAGCTGTGGAGTTCTTCCAAAGGATTAGATTCATTATTCAGCTACTTGCAAGACAAAATTTATGAAGTCTGA